The proteins below come from a single Sphingobacteriales bacterium genomic window:
- a CDS encoding SGNH/GDSL hydrolase family protein, with translation MNKKIIRNILLLLAALLTFFLAFQLDKFLKNLKQTEKIIKKTEQEMKWIPAGHPYFQYTGRFNFLGDEKVFFAQSGCSVTIRFTGTKIHFFLKNYSAPDRFYHSNYFSVFIDSLQPILLHAVNDSSVYKIENLEEGEHQLILYKRTEAACGLMELKGVFIEDNGEILPPPPRPKLRIEFIGNSITAGYGNEDTLNGRRFNPLTENHYLAYPSICARLLKAEHHSICYSGKGIYRNYDKSLTETLPTLYTRIYPQKKNHWNFSLWQPHIIVVNAGTNDFGQGIPPVDSFVAAYTSFLIKIRKLNPESILILVDGPLLKNGLKTDEETGMPINTYSIYMRCLNMVVNNFKRAGYSNIYQFSFTPVGKNGYGTNWHPSVKQHQINAEELSTYIRQSFPWLFK, from the coding sequence ATGAATAAAAAAATCATCAGAAATATCTTGCTGTTACTGGCAGCCCTGCTGACTTTCTTTTTGGCTTTTCAGCTCGATAAATTTTTAAAAAACCTGAAGCAAACTGAAAAAATCATCAAAAAAACCGAACAGGAAATGAAATGGATACCAGCCGGTCATCCTTATTTTCAATATACCGGACGCTTTAATTTTCTTGGCGATGAAAAAGTGTTTTTTGCCCAGTCAGGTTGTTCGGTAACTATAAGATTTACAGGAACTAAAATTCATTTTTTTCTGAAAAATTATTCTGCTCCCGACAGATTCTATCATTCAAATTATTTTTCAGTCTTTATCGACAGTCTTCAGCCCATATTATTGCATGCCGTAAATGATTCATCTGTATATAAAATTGAAAATCTTGAGGAAGGCGAACATCAGCTCATATTGTATAAAAGAACGGAAGCTGCCTGCGGGTTGATGGAGCTGAAAGGAGTTTTTATTGAAGACAACGGGGAAATTCTTCCCCCTCCTCCCCGGCCAAAACTCAGGATCGAATTTATAGGCAACTCCATTACCGCAGGATATGGAAATGAAGACACCCTCAACGGCAGACGATTCAATCCGCTGACAGAAAATCACTATCTTGCCTATCCATCCATTTGTGCCAGATTGCTGAAGGCCGAGCATCACAGTATTTGCTACTCAGGAAAGGGTATCTACCGCAATTACGATAAAAGTCTGACTGAAACATTACCTACACTTTACACAAGGATTTACCCACAGAAAAAAAATCACTGGAATTTTTCATTATGGCAGCCCCACATCATCGTTGTCAATGCCGGAACAAATGATTTCGGGCAAGGCATACCGCCTGTTGATTCTTTTGTTGCTGCATATACTTCTTTTTTAATCAAGATACGGAAACTTAATCCTGAAAGCATTCTTATTCTGGTAGATGGTCCTTTATTGAAAAACGGCTTAAAAACAGATGAAGAAACAGGTATGCCCATAAATACCTATTCCATTTACATGAGGTGTCTGAATATGGTGGTGAACAATTTTAAAAGAGCAGGCTATTCCAATATTTACCAGTTTTCATTCACACCGGTCGGAAAAAATGGGTACGGCACCAACTGGCATCCCAGTGTAAAGCAACACCAGATCAATGCTGAAGAGTTGTCAACATACATCCGCCAGAGTTTTCCATGGCTTTTCAAATAA